From Brassica oleracea var. oleracea cultivar TO1000 chromosome C3, BOL, whole genome shotgun sequence, a single genomic window includes:
- the LOC106332121 gene encoding DNA replication complex GINS protein PSF2 isoform X1 produces MSTRDDYITTLNFSQLCGQYLSLWQFSILEISFVCVETEIYPMAGQTDPHVSLFSPEEVEFMAEDELVEIVPNMNMEPLNFIAGDFGRFIPQIPIQVPLWLAVALKRRGKCTFRPPGWLSVDNLTQVLEAEREPQSKFQALPFSYVEIARLLFDHARDDIPDMYMVRSLVEDIRDVRLHKLENNLGTFLGTSAVKMENVSAMEVNLVRPFARRALEAFYKHDKPEVVADRNTRSSRQPREANDEPRRPLRQR; encoded by the exons ATGTCAACGAGGGATGACTATATTACCACTTTGAATTTTTCTCAGCTTTGTGGACAATATCTAAGTCTGTGGCAATTCTCTATTCTTGAAATTTCTTTTGTGT GTGTGGAAACTGAGATATATCCAATGGCTGGACAGACTGATCCTCATGTCTCACTATTCTCTCCTGAAGAG GTTGAGTTTATGGCAGAGGACGAACTGGTGGAGATTGTTCCCAATATGAACATGGAGCCCCTCAATTTCATCGCT GGGGATTTTGGCCGGTTCATTCCTCAGATTCCAATACAAGTGCCTCTGTGGCTTGCAGTGGCTCTGAAGCGTAGAGGAAAATGTACTTTCCGGCCTCCAGGGTGGTTGTCTGTTG ACAATTTGACTCAGGTCTTGGAAGCAGAACGGGAACCTCAGTCGAAATTTCAGGCATTACCATTTAGTTACGTGGAGATTGCTAGACTACTTTTTGATCA TGCACGTGATGATATTCCAGACATGTACATG GTAAGATCGCTAGTTGAGGACATTAGAGATGTGCGGCTTCACAAACTGGAGAATAACTTGGGCACATTTCTAGGTACATCTGCAGTAAAG ATGGAGAATGTATCGGCAATGGAAGTGAATCTAGTCCGCCCATTTGCTAGAAGAGCCTTAGAAGCGTTTTATAAGCATGACAAGCCAGAGGTTGTTGCAGACAGAAACACTAGAAGTAGCAGACAACCCCGTGAAGCTAACGATGAACCAAGG AGACCTCTAAGGCAACGCTAA
- the LOC106331849 gene encoding probable sulfate transporter 4.2, with protein sequence MSFTTTASSSSSSPAIPVKVIPLRHPDSTSSDDGPRRPSIPFHELFSGWTAKIKSMTFFDWLDTLFPCFVWIRNYRWHQYFKLDLMAGITVGIMLVPQSMSYAKLAGLQPIYGLYSSFVPVFVYAVFGSSRQLAVGPVALVSLLVSNALGGIVDPSEELYTELAILLALLVGIFECIMGFLRLGWLIRFISHSVISGFTTASAIVIGLSQLKYFLGYNVSRSSKIVPLVESVIAGADQFKWPPFLLGSTILVILLVMKHVGKANKELQFIRAAGPLTGLALGTTIAKVFHSPSISLVGDIPQGLPKFSLPKSFDHAKLLLPTAALITGVAILESVGIAKALAAKNRYELDSNSELFGLGVANIFGSLFSAYPTTGSFSRSAVISESEAKTGLSGLITGIIIGCSLLFLTPVFKYIPQCALAAIVIPAVSGLVDYEGAIFLWRVDKRDFTLWTITSTTTLFFGIEIGVLVGVGFSLAFVIHESANPHIAVLGRLPGTTVYRNMKQYPEAYTYNGIVIVRIDAPIYFANISYIKDRLREYEVAFDKHTNKGPEVERIYFLILEMSPVTYIDSSAVEALKELYEEYKTRDIQLAISNPNKEVLLTLARSGIVELFGKEWCFVRVHDAVQVCLHYVESKNQTPTNVEESSSSSLWRRCSAKNSSHTEVESDSKLVLKETLLFNEK encoded by the exons ATGTCTTTCACCACCACCGCCTCCTCCTCTTCTTCTTCTCCGGCTATTCCTGTTAAGGTCATTCCTCTACGGCATCCCGATTCCACCTCTTCTGATGATGGTCCTCGCCGTCCATCCATTCCCTTCCATGAACTTTTCTCCGGATGGACGGCGAAGATCAAGAGTATGACGTTCTTCGACTGGTTGGATACGTTATTTCCTTGCTTCGTTTGGATTCGAAATTACCGGTGGCATCAGTACTTTAAGCTTGATCTCATGGCTGGCATCACCGTTGGTATTATGCTTGTGCCCCAG TCAATGTCGTATGCGAAGTTAGCTGGGCTTCAACCAATATATGGCTTAT ACTCCTCATTCGTGCCGGTGTTTGTGTATGCCGTATTCGGCTCATCTCGCCAGCTTGCAGTTGGACCTGTAGCATTGGTCTCTCTTCTCGTCTCCAACGCTTTGGGTGGAATCGTTGATCCATCTGAAGAGCTATACACTGAGCTCGCCATTTTGTTGGCACTTCTTGTTGGAATATTTGAGTGCATCATGGGTTTTTTAAG GCTTGGATGGCTTATTCGTTTCATAAGTCACTCGGTCATTTCTGGATTTACAACTGCTTCAGCTATTGTGATTGGATTATCCCAATTGAAATACTTTCTGGGGTACAACGTTTCCCGGAGCAGCAAGATTGTCCCACTTGTTGAGAGTGTAATAGCTGGAGCTGATCAG TTTAAGTGGCCACCTTTCTTGTTGGGATCTACCATTCTGGTGATCCTCCTAGTAATGAAGCATGTG GGAAAAGCAAACAAGGAACTCCAGTTTATACGAGCAGCAGGGCCGCTCACAGGGCTTGCTCTTGGTACGACCATTGCGAAAGTGTTCCATTCACCTTCCATCTCACTG GTGGGAGATATACCTCAAGGCCTTCCAAAGTTTTCTTTACCAAAAAGTTTTGATCATGCAAAATTATTGCTTCCAACAGCGGCACTCATCACTGGTGTGGCCATCCTG GAATCTGTAGGTATTGCCAAAGCACTAGCAGCGAAAAACAGATACGAGTTGGATTCAAATTCAGAG TTGTTTGGTCTTGGTGTTGCTAATATATTTGGATCATTATTTTCTGCATATCCGACTACAG GATCCTTTTCTAGGTCAGCGGTTATTAGCGAAAGCGAAGCGAAGACTGGTCTATCAGGTCTTATAACAGGGATCATCATAGGATGCTCTCTACTGTTCTTGACCCCAGTGTTTAAATATATACCACAG TGTGCTTTAGCTGCAATAGTGATCCCTGCTGTTAGTGGCTTG GTGGACTATGAAGGGGCTATTTTCCTGTGGCGTGTGGACAAGAGAGATTTTACTCTTTGGACCATCACTAGCACCACTACTCTGTTCTTTGGAATAGAGATCGGAGTCCTCGTTGGT GTCGGTTTTTCACTTGCATTTGTTATACACGAGTCTGCAAACCCTCATATTG CTGTTTTGGGCCGTCTTCCAGGAACCACTGTGTACAGAAACATGAAGCAGTATCCAGAAGCGTACACTTACAATGGGATTGTGATTGTTCGAATAGACGCTCCCATATATTTTGCCAACATAAGCTACATCAAGGACAG GCTAAGAGAATATGAAGTAGCTTTTGATAAACACACTAATAAAGGACCCGAGGTGGAGAGGATCTACTTTCTTATCCTGGAAATGTCTC CTGTCACATACATAGACTCAAGCGCCGTAGAAGCCTTGAAAGAACTGTACGAGGAATACAAAACAAGGGACATTCAG CTTGCGATTTCAAATCCGAACAAAGAGGTTCTCTTGACTCTAGCAAGATCAGGGATTGTGGAGCTTTTTGGCAAAGAATGGTGCTTTGTGAGAGTACACGATGCTGTCCAAGTCTGTCTTCATTACGTCGAGAGCAAGAACCAGACACCCACAAATGTTGAAGAAAGCAGCAGTTCAAGCTTATGGAGAAGGTGTAGTGCGAAAAACTCATCACATACTGAAGTTGAATCTGATTCTAAGCTTGTTTTAAAGGAGACATTGTTGTTCAACGAGAAATAG
- the LOC106332121 gene encoding DNA replication complex GINS protein PSF2 isoform X3 translates to MAGQTDPHVSLFSPEEVEFMAEDELVEIVPNMNMEPLNFIAGDFGRFIPQIPIQVPLWLAVALKRRGKCTFRPPGWLSVDNLTQVLEAEREPQSKFQALPFSYVEIARLLFDHARDDIPDMYMVRSLVEDIRDVRLHKLENNLGTFLGTSAVKMENVSAMEVNLVRPFARRALEAFYKHDKPEVVADRNTRSSRQPREANDEPRRPLRQR, encoded by the exons ATGGCTGGACAGACTGATCCTCATGTCTCACTATTCTCTCCTGAAGAG GTTGAGTTTATGGCAGAGGACGAACTGGTGGAGATTGTTCCCAATATGAACATGGAGCCCCTCAATTTCATCGCT GGGGATTTTGGCCGGTTCATTCCTCAGATTCCAATACAAGTGCCTCTGTGGCTTGCAGTGGCTCTGAAGCGTAGAGGAAAATGTACTTTCCGGCCTCCAGGGTGGTTGTCTGTTG ACAATTTGACTCAGGTCTTGGAAGCAGAACGGGAACCTCAGTCGAAATTTCAGGCATTACCATTTAGTTACGTGGAGATTGCTAGACTACTTTTTGATCA TGCACGTGATGATATTCCAGACATGTACATG GTAAGATCGCTAGTTGAGGACATTAGAGATGTGCGGCTTCACAAACTGGAGAATAACTTGGGCACATTTCTAGGTACATCTGCAGTAAAG ATGGAGAATGTATCGGCAATGGAAGTGAATCTAGTCCGCCCATTTGCTAGAAGAGCCTTAGAAGCGTTTTATAAGCATGACAAGCCAGAGGTTGTTGCAGACAGAAACACTAGAAGTAGCAGACAACCCCGTGAAGCTAACGATGAACCAAGG AGACCTCTAAGGCAACGCTAA
- the LOC106332121 gene encoding DNA replication complex GINS protein PSF2 isoform X2, with product MSTRDDYITTLNFSQLCGQYLSVETEIYPMAGQTDPHVSLFSPEEVEFMAEDELVEIVPNMNMEPLNFIAGDFGRFIPQIPIQVPLWLAVALKRRGKCTFRPPGWLSVDNLTQVLEAEREPQSKFQALPFSYVEIARLLFDHARDDIPDMYMVRSLVEDIRDVRLHKLENNLGTFLGTSAVKMENVSAMEVNLVRPFARRALEAFYKHDKPEVVADRNTRSSRQPREANDEPRRPLRQR from the exons ATGTCAACGAGGGATGACTATATTACCACTTTGAATTTTTCTCAGCTTTGTGGACAATATCTAA GTGTGGAAACTGAGATATATCCAATGGCTGGACAGACTGATCCTCATGTCTCACTATTCTCTCCTGAAGAG GTTGAGTTTATGGCAGAGGACGAACTGGTGGAGATTGTTCCCAATATGAACATGGAGCCCCTCAATTTCATCGCT GGGGATTTTGGCCGGTTCATTCCTCAGATTCCAATACAAGTGCCTCTGTGGCTTGCAGTGGCTCTGAAGCGTAGAGGAAAATGTACTTTCCGGCCTCCAGGGTGGTTGTCTGTTG ACAATTTGACTCAGGTCTTGGAAGCAGAACGGGAACCTCAGTCGAAATTTCAGGCATTACCATTTAGTTACGTGGAGATTGCTAGACTACTTTTTGATCA TGCACGTGATGATATTCCAGACATGTACATG GTAAGATCGCTAGTTGAGGACATTAGAGATGTGCGGCTTCACAAACTGGAGAATAACTTGGGCACATTTCTAGGTACATCTGCAGTAAAG ATGGAGAATGTATCGGCAATGGAAGTGAATCTAGTCCGCCCATTTGCTAGAAGAGCCTTAGAAGCGTTTTATAAGCATGACAAGCCAGAGGTTGTTGCAGACAGAAACACTAGAAGTAGCAGACAACCCCGTGAAGCTAACGATGAACCAAGG AGACCTCTAAGGCAACGCTAA
- the LOC106333428 gene encoding uncharacterized protein LOC106333428, with protein MKLEDLLGEEETKDQNSVAALLDHHRRLNRQESQQQPAEVKDDYKSEEEKKDLLKKKQKRRLQRDVVKMQGELEDEQALNKALRDMLRGPVMSQPRLSLLLLPPQVQELIEELGTVEAEILCLEKRIQDLKLDVHSERKENQELEANLDGEEEEERMMTPKRLLLRQNHLPCNADNAITKMRSDDLKQRYKSYSCENPHLVKDIQNNSLGTHASIGSSMEFSSRSHSSTFYDGTSRTQEKKKNVQETTPNGISEGLVKCLMGIYLELNRSSREREGSRTVSKLSLSHLKNASFKRKSVYDQNASNLDPYGVVMGTSFRDIGEYKNFIHITRTSIDVSRLSDCSTSIVNLRVLKEKLSKVDLSFLNHKKKMAFWINTYNACVMSGFLEHGLPSSKEKLLTILKMATIDVGGTQLSALDIEGSILQSPCEPRETVSTGENEARLQKRYGFRCIEPNLMFVLCRGDWSSPALRVYTAEDVVNELIKARTEYLEASIGISGRKKIVIPRFLHKRFRDFAEDEGSLVEWICSQLPPVQRCLQVKETAVEWLKKKGESSLNKLVEVRPHEYEFRYLLPL; from the exons ATGAAACTTGAAGACTTACTTGGGGAAGAAGAAACCAAAGATCAAAACAGCGTAGCGGCTCTTCTTGATCATCATCGCCGTCTAAACCGCCAGGAATCGCAACAGCAA CCAGCGGAAGTGAAGGATGATTATAAAAGTGAAGAAGAGAAGAAAGACTTGTTAAAGAAGAAACAAAAGCGTCGTCTTCAAAGGGATGTAGTGAAAATGCAAGGAGAGCTAGAGGACGAGCAAGCACTCAACAAGGCTTTACGTGATATGCTTCGTGGTCCTGTCATGTCTCAGCCTCGTCTCTCTTTACTGCTTCTTCCTCCTCAG GTTCAAGAGCTAATAGAGGAGCTTGGGACGGTTGAGGCAGAGATACTCTGCCTCGAGAAACGAATCCAAGACCTGAAACTTGATGTGCATAGTGAGAGGAAAGAGAATCAAGAACTTGAAGCCAATCTTGATGGAGAGGAAGAAGAAGAGAGGATGATGACTCCTAAGAGACTACTACTAAGGCAGAATCATCTTCCTTGCAACGCTGACAATGCCATTACAAAGATGAGATCGGACGATCTAAAACAAAGATACAAGTCCTATAGTTGTGAAAATCCTCATCTTGTCAAGGATATTCAAAACAACAGTCTTGGTACTCACGCATCAATTGGATCATCCATGGAATTCTCATCAAGAAGCCACTCTTCAACTTTTTATGATGGAACATCAAGAACGCAAGAGAAGAAGAAGAACGTGCAAGAGACGACACCAAATGGAATATCAGAAGGTCTGGTGAAGTGCTTGATGGGAATCTATCTTGAACTCAACAGGTCATCGCGTGAGCGAGAAGGGTCGAGAACGGTTTCAAAGCTGAGCCTCTCACACTTGAAGAACGCTTCTTTTAAACGCAAATCGGTGTATGATCAGAACGCATCGAATCTTGATCCTTATGGAGTTGTAATGGGGACTTCTTTTAGAGACATTGGAGAGTACAAGAACTTCATCCACATTACTCGAACCTCCATTGATGTTAGTCGTTTGTCTGATTGCTCAACTTCTATTGTCAATCTAAG GGTTTTGAAGGAGAAGTTGAGCAAAGTTGACTTGAGTTTCTTGAACCACAAGAAAAAGATGGCCTTCTGGATCAATACCTACAATGCTTGCGTCATGAGT GGATTTCTAGAACATGGATTACCTTCATCAAAGGAGAAACTACTGACCATTCTAAAAATG GCGACAATTGACGTGGGAGGAACGCAACTGTCTGCTCTCGATATCGAAGGATCCATCTTGCAGAGTCCATGCGAACCAAGAGAAACT GTTTCAACTGGTGAAAACGAAGCAAGACTACAGAAACGGTACGGTTTCAGATGCATAGAACCAAACCTAATGTTCGTGCTTTGTCGTGGAGATTGGTCTTCACCTGCA TTGAGAGTCTATACAGCAGAAGATGTGGTGAACGAACTAATCAAAGCAAGAACAGAGTATTTAGAAGCTTCAATAGGTATCTCAGGGAGGAAAAAGATTGTGATTCCGAGATTCTTGCACAAGCGTTTTCGAGATTTTGCGGAAGATGAAGGGTCATTAGTTGAATGGATATGCAGCCAATTACCTCCAGTTCAACGGTGCTTGCAGGTCAAGGAAACAGCGGTCGAGTGGTTGAAAAAGAAAGGTGAGTCGTCTTTGAACAAGTTGGTAGAAGTGCGGCCTCATGAATACGAGTTTCGATATCTCTTGCCTTTGTAG